Part of the Elgaria multicarinata webbii isolate HBS135686 ecotype San Diego chromosome 5, rElgMul1.1.pri, whole genome shotgun sequence genome, GAATACATtaaattcttggggggggggggaacccgtaTTTTTTTTGCTTAAAGTGTGTGGTGGGGTACATACATGTTAAGAATATTGCTAGTTTATCTTACACACATAAATAGACGGGGAATTctttagaaaagaaataaatgtaaaaatgaaaatacTGAAGCCTTGTTTTTAGTTGTATATATGCTTGTTGCAAAACCTTGTTGCAACTTGCCCTGAGAATTTTGTTATAAGTAGCCAATAAATActgttattaaaataacaaatttatttttaaaaatagggtgcaatcctatggactgcgCCCTCGCCAGTCAGAACCACCTGAACTCAAGGGTTTCCAAGATTCTTACGCCCTGGCAGGGCAGCAGGAGAAGCAGAGATTATCTTcacctccccctcctccaatCTCCTGTATTTTCACTAGATAGGCAtttcagcccatctagtgagGAAGCTTCAGGGGGAGGGAAAGACACTGGAAGAGACTCAGGAtaactcgtatcctggcctccccggtctccttctctccctgcccacccAGAGCGTCCCCTTTCCTCCTTGGAGAAGCAGCTGGTACAGTTTTTTCCACGCTGGCAAGGAGGTGAGGGGTTGATCTCTGACTCCCCTTTCTGAAGTTGGAGCACCATCTTTGACTTCAGATGAGTTTCCTTAgccatcctgtggtccctgggatgctcattTTATGGTAAAGTGTGTAATACGTGATAGTAGCTTTAACACATACAGAGTGACGTGCCTTTTCCTCTTTAATTTTAAGATGTTCTCGGAAGCATAATTATCCAAGCTCTAGTCAGACACTCCTCATCAGGGGTATGTTTGTTACTTTTGGAATGGAACAGTGTAAAAGAGATGATTATGATACAGATGCAAGCCTGGAGTACAGTGAAGAAGAAATCTATCAACAGTTCCTAGATTTCTATGACGATGTACTTCCTGAATTTAAGAATGTGGGAAAAGTTATTCAGTTCAAGGTATGAatataaaacactttttaaaacaataaatgctGATTTTGATAAACTTACCCTTAAGTGTATGTTTCTGGCAGTAAACAGAATTAttcatttctcatttttattCCAGTTTGGACAAAGGCCTCTAAAGTAGCTTACTCTCTCCCATTCCAGCAACAGCCCAACAATTCCACACCAATAATAGTAGATGGAAAGTTCCTTTGAGGTGCtagtttaatattgtattttatagtccCATTGTAGTGCTTAGAGCATTATGCAAGTGCTGTTTTGGAAAATGGAGTTGGTGTTTCACAACCAGTGTTAAATATGCATACCTCACTTATCTTCTGCATTCCAGTCAGACAGTACATAATTTTGCATGAAAGGTAGACATGTTTGTGTTAGCCATGCAGTGTACCAGCTAGTGTTTGTCAGGAAGATTTAGCTGAATGCAGTAGTGAATTTATTCATACAAGCATCTTGTACATCTTTTCATGGAACAGTGGAGATAACCCTGTGTGGTAGTTAAATATAACACTCAAGTCCTGTGCgtgtctatgcagaagtaagatccattgagTTAAATAGGGTTAAGTCCCAGGTAATTTTGTATAGGATTACACCTAAAAGCCATATAAAAGAGCTGTTTCCAAAGTTAAAAAATATTGTCTTAAATAAGTTTGTTCTGGATCCTGCCAGAATTAAGTTTTAATTTAACTTTTCATAGGTCAGCTGCAACTTTGAACCTCACCTTCGAGGAAATGTGTATGTTCAGTACCAGTCGtaagtatttaaaaacaaattataagTTATCTGCAGGTAACTTTAATGATAGGTCATAAGGAAAGTTTATGTGGTAAAGCTAATTGATtgtaggtttttttaattatACTTTTTGTTGAATCATTCTTTCCCAGTTAAGCTGGAAAATTCTCTATGTTGCTGCGATATCTCATGTTTCAATTTTATTGGGTTTATACTTTCCTAATAATACAttctaaaatttatttttaaagagaacaaGAATGTCAGGAAGCTCTTGCTTTATTCAATGGTCGATGGTATGCAGGGCGGCAACTTCAATGTGAATTTTGCCCAGTAACAAGGTGGAAAACGGCGATTTGTGGTATGTGAATGAAACCCTCTAACGGCTAACATCTTTCAGTCTAAATATGTCTTCTATATTGcagtatacattaaaaaaaaccttaaagtgAATTCAGAACCTTTTCAGAAGATAAAATACAACTTATAATTATCTTACCTAAATACTACAAGCTAATCGTTACTTTTCACTGATGTGGTATCTGGAAAGAGTTATTAAAACCAGGCTTGATTTGCTTTTTCAGACATCTATGATTATACTGTATAAGCTAGACTTAAAATTATAACAGCCTTCAAATTTTGATaatccttccttttttaaaaaaaaaacacaaaatttgTTTTTCAGGCTTGTTTGAAAGGCAAAAATGTCCAAGAGGGAAGCATTGCAATTTTCTTCATGTATTCAGAAATCCAAACAATGAGTTCTGGGAGGCCAACAGAGATATTCACATTTCCCCTGAATGGACTAAAGAGGCAGGTAAAAACTCTGAAAGGAGAAACAGATTGGGCTACTATGAAGAACATTACAGCCGGTCAAGGAGAAGAAGCAGCCCAAGTCCAGATCATGcttacaaaaaaagaaatggagaatcTGAGAGGAAAAAGAGTCATCACAAACATAAGAAAAGGCATCTTCCTGAGAGGTCAGGAAGTCATGAAAGGCGACGGTCgcacagtaaaaagaaaagagggcGGAGTCGCAACAGGAGCTTGACACGTAGCCGTAGCAGAAGTTCCTCTCAGTCAAGAAGCCGAGGCAGAAAGAGGTCCAGTAGCAGAGGAAGAAATAGTTGAATTTATTGTTGGAGAATGACTTTCAGAAGCTTGTGTATAAAACCCAAAATGAACTAGTTCTGCCGGAACTGTTGCATACTAGAGACCCTGTGGTGTACTACTATGGTCCAGAAATAAAGTTGTTGCGCACTGGCCTGCCTTAATTTTTGAAATAAATTATTTCACATGGAGATGAGGATACAGAATCCGCCTAATTACTTGCTGTAGCATCATGGAAACTTGGTGTTCTTTATACATCCTTGAGTTATTCTAATGTAAACAGTGTTCTATAACCAGTTAGACAATTGAGCTGAAGTTCAAGTAACTTTCCTTCAGACTCAGTTTGTGAATTAATCTAATATGTGTTTGGAGTTTATTCAAAGTAAACTTTTCATAATAGCATACACATTCTTGTGCTATTTAGCAAATTCTACATGTAAAGAAGCAAGTATTTCCTTTACAAAAAAGCTTAAAAGAAGTCAGGGAATAATAactgcctggtgccctccaaatgtttaagactataactcccataatctctgattCTCCAGGATGGAGTTGtattccagaacatctggagggcactgttgcGTTGGGGCATATCTATATTGTTAAATGAGTAATAGAAGCaagaagcaaatgccattttattgTAGTTTGTAACTGCAGCAAATCATAGTCTAACTCACGATTTGCCATACCAAGTGCTGGGTGTATTCTGCAGCTTTTCTGAATATTCATTCCCCCATACACTGTAGGTGAAGTGCGGGTTGAATATTCTAGTTAACCTAACTACTTTAAAGGTTAAGTGTAGGTtgcttaacccatgattaacctagTGTCCAGGTTGAGATGTCACATAGCAATGTCCAATCAgaagttgaatattcaaaatggttgcaGAATGCACAATGGCAAATTGTATGTTTATTGTGCCATGATTTGCTGGAGGATTGTTCAAGTTGCTTATTCCTGTACTGCTACTTGAGTGTGTGACAGAACATGCCATATGAATATAGGGCATAAACTGGAGGAACAGAACTTGCGTTGGTTTTTTGTGCCTATTAGAGCCCATATTTGATGTTTTAAATAATGAAAGCAAGAAGGTAGTGACATGTATGTTGTAGCTTCTCATGTGTAGTTCATAGTAATATATGGTAATCACTATCTTATTTGCAATGCACATATAAGATACAGCTTTGTAACTGGGAAAATGTAGTCTTATTTCAGTTGGTCTTAGTAGGAACAAATTACCTGCTGTTACAAGTTTTATACTTTAATCTTTTTCTTACCTTCTGTGGCGGACATATGTGCTACATAGTTCTCCGTTATTTAGAAAACACATTCAAGGCAGTAATGTATGCTCTCCTTTACAGGGCTATGAATTTCAGTTCTCTGGTTAAGTAAGTCTTTGCCAAATTTTGAAAATTCTGACTGATTGCCCTTTGCATCTTTTCTTAGTTATATTAATTCCTGCAAAATACAAGATCTACCTGGGAATTCCCCACTCTTTTTTACCCTTGCCCTCAATTCCAAAGTCACTCCGCTTTCAGCATAACATGAAAGCATTAATCAAAAGTGGTTGTAGCGAATTCTTCTCTGCTGTCCTTAGCAAATGTGAGCTGTTATTAGTGTGTCCTATTCTAGCACATGCCCAAAGTAGTAGTTCAGTATATCGTACCACCAGAGCAGTATCTTGATCCATTTGTGGGTGGACAAAGAAGCCCAACTCTGGTATGCTATGTAGATCTACCAAGGTAGTCCCACAAAGCTTTCAAGTAGTTGGGATAGAATGAGCTTGCACAGAAAACGTTACTGTTCAACTGGATGCAATTTTCATTAAGTGACTATTTCGCATTTTGGAATTTTTATACAAGAAAAACTTTCACAGGGTTGCATTCATGCCAGTGAGAAGGAAGCCTCACACGAGGGAATTCTCTACTCTCTCCCTGCAGGCCATGCCAGCTGGCAGAGGGATAGGAAACAGCACCATTTGAGGAGATTCCCTTCCAACCCCTATCCCACACTTGTCCCTTAACAGAGCAATTGTGCTAACTGACCTCTTTCTCCCTATCAGGATAGAACAGGCCATTGTATATGTGATGCAGAGTATACAATTCAACTACCTTGGCGTTCTAGATGGATGTGGATGTAGCCTTGTGACCATACAACTATTGCGTAAAATATGTGGATTATACCTGAAGTCTCAGAGAAACATAATTCTTTGAACTTTGGAGTATGGCTTCATTAACCTACATTAGTCAATACCAATAGATTACACAAAGTAGTTAAAATTGAAGAATGACAAACTGGAATAATGTACACAGgtcacagaattcagcttttttggggggcgtgtttgtgtgtgtgttcaattgcctgaagatttttttctaaaatagAGTACATACATCCTTGCAGAAGAGCAAATCTATtccactataaaaaaaaatccaaaggcaAGTTTGAGCACTAATTCTAATTTAGATCTACAGCTACAGGTCTTAAAAATAATCTGTAATCccaccatacacacacatttaaacgTGGTCTATGCTTTCCCACCCTGCTAAAGCAGGGGTagtgagagagaaaatgtcaAGAATTTAACTTGAAATATTGCTGTCAACTCAAAAAAATACACTGCTTTTCCTTAGATTAGGTAAACTCTAAAGGAAACGAAGGTGATCATAACTGATCATTTTAAAGAGACACTCAAAATTCAATAGGTATCTCCACTAAATTACAAAATATATTCTGTAATACTTTTAATTATAAAGTAATGAGAACATTGCAATGCACCTTGTAGGCTGCAGTGTGCTACATAGTGAAGTATATTTCTGAAAACAGTTTGTAGTC contains:
- the ZRSR2 gene encoding U2 small nuclear ribonucleoprotein auxiliary factor 35 kDa subunit-related protein 2, with amino-acid sequence MAAPVSPPLLVEEGAAKLSHKKFRALLKKEKRKKKRQALARLRDSEKADKDEQVSEEKDNQISEEELEEEEKQLEEERQRLHEEWLLREERAQAAFKIRKEKEEAARKRQEEEEQKIKEEWEEQQKKEQEEEDRKQQVKREREEAVQKMLDQAESQLENGTTWHNPEPPENIGTEKDRANCPFYIKTGACRFGDRCSRKHNYPSSSQTLLIRGMFVTFGMEQCKRDDYDTDASLEYSEEEIYQQFLDFYDDVLPEFKNVGKVIQFKVSCNFEPHLRGNVYVQYQSEQECQEALALFNGRWYAGRQLQCEFCPVTRWKTAICGLFERQKCPRGKHCNFLHVFRNPNNEFWEANRDIHISPEWTKEAGKNSERRNRLGYYEEHYSRSRRRSSPSPDHAYKKRNGESERKKSHHKHKKRHLPERSGSHERRRSHSKKKRGRSRNRSLTRSRSRSSSQSRSRGRKRSSSRGRNS